In the genome of Mustelus asterias unplaced genomic scaffold, sMusAst1.hap1.1 HAP1_SCAFFOLD_2054, whole genome shotgun sequence, one region contains:
- the LOC144489247 gene encoding zinc finger protein 644-like isoform X2, which produces MMQNEAEAENIAKLLSSKQFRYKPFVSQKFATSDGLFLAPNGITIKLQQNELKAKPFPSPPTDLHDLPDLQPKKYNETRVQSSSLMQILKNKFGEETSPLIKTQPGRSYAQTAKKRLPNHRRPFQLQFGSSPLQPSMSSQPVTSTDISFQAGHPVKLRTCVHCHATFTSAVSLANHLRVYARRKQAGDLTGTPFDCKQKRSRSRSGTKKKSSLFVPSLDDAYVLKCRFCDLVFRGPLSVQEDWIKHLQRHVVNANLPRTGAGMVEIPLPSKENFPVTESSFSLLMAQAAS; this is translated from the exons ATGATGCAAAATGAAGCAGAGGCTGAAAATATTGCAAAATTGTTGAGTAGCAAACAATTCAGGTACAAGCCATTTGTGTCACAGAAATTTGCGACAAGCGATGGCCTGTTTCTTGCTCCAAATGGTATAAcaataaaactgcagcaaaatGAATTGAAAGCAAAACCCTTTCCCTCACCACCAACAGACTTGCATGATCTCCCAGACCTGCAGCCAAAAAAATATAATGAGACACGCGTACAGTCAAGTTCTCTGATGCAAATTTTAAAGAATAAATTTGGAGAGGAAACGTCACCGCTAATAAAAACTCAGCCAGGAAGAAGTTATGCTCAAACTGCAAAAAAGCGACTGCCAAACCACAGACGTCCCTTTCAGTTGCAGTTTGGCAGTTCCCCTCTGCAGCCTAGTATGTCATCGCAACCAGTGACCAGTACGGATATATCCTTTCAAGCAG GACATCCTGTGAAATTAAGAACTTGTGTCCATTGCCATGCGACCTTTACAAGTGCAGTTAGCCTGGCAAACCATCTCAGAGTCTATGCAAGAAGAAAACAAGCTGGGGATCTGACTGGCACAC CTTTTGACTGCAAGCAGAAGAGGTCACGGTCGCGGTCAGGGACCAAAAAGAAGTCTTCCCTATTTGTTCCTTCTCTGGATGATGCTTATGTACTCAAATGCAG GTTCTGTGATCTGGTCTTCCGAGGTCCACTTTCTGTGCAAGAAGATTGGATCAAGCACTTGCAGAGGCATGTTGTTAATGCGAATCTTCCTCGCACAGGTGCTGGAATGGTGGAAATCCCATTGCCGTCAAAAGAAAATTTCCCAGTAACTGAATCATCATTCTCTCTGCTAATGGCACAGGCAGCATCCTAA
- the LOC144489247 gene encoding zinc finger protein 644-like isoform X1: protein MTPATQNNKSKVKSGSSTENTCPLCGGWFDTKVGLSNHVRGHLKRLGKTELEAHKSPLSILTEMMQNEAEAENIAKLLSSKQFRYKPFVSQKFATSDGLFLAPNGITIKLQQNELKAKPFPSPPTDLHDLPDLQPKKYNETRVQSSSLMQILKNKFGEETSPLIKTQPGRSYAQTAKKRLPNHRRPFQLQFGSSPLQPSMSSQPVTSTDISFQAGHPVKLRTCVHCHATFTSAVSLANHLRVYARRKQAGDLTGTPFDCKQKRSRSRSGTKKKSSLFVPSLDDAYVLKCRFCDLVFRGPLSVQEDWIKHLQRHVVNANLPRTGAGMVEIPLPSKENFPVTESSFSLLMAQAAS from the exons atgacccctGCCACCCAGAACAACAAGAGCA AAGTAAAATCTGGTTCGTCAACTGAAAACACCTGTCCCTTGTGTGGTGGTTGGTTTGACACAAAGGTTGGGCTGTCGAATCATGTCCGTGGTCATTTGAAAAGATTGGGGAAGACTGAGTTGGAAGCACATAAATCTCCACTCAGCATCTTGACTGAAATGATGCAAAATGAAGCAGAGGCTGAAAATATTGCAAAATTGTTGAGTAGCAAACAATTCAGGTACAAGCCATTTGTGTCACAGAAATTTGCGACAAGCGATGGCCTGTTTCTTGCTCCAAATGGTATAAcaataaaactgcagcaaaatGAATTGAAAGCAAAACCCTTTCCCTCACCACCAACAGACTTGCATGATCTCCCAGACCTGCAGCCAAAAAAATATAATGAGACACGCGTACAGTCAAGTTCTCTGATGCAAATTTTAAAGAATAAATTTGGAGAGGAAACGTCACCGCTAATAAAAACTCAGCCAGGAAGAAGTTATGCTCAAACTGCAAAAAAGCGACTGCCAAACCACAGACGTCCCTTTCAGTTGCAGTTTGGCAGTTCCCCTCTGCAGCCTAGTATGTCATCGCAACCAGTGACCAGTACGGATATATCCTTTCAAGCAG GACATCCTGTGAAATTAAGAACTTGTGTCCATTGCCATGCGACCTTTACAAGTGCAGTTAGCCTGGCAAACCATCTCAGAGTCTATGCAAGAAGAAAACAAGCTGGGGATCTGACTGGCACAC CTTTTGACTGCAAGCAGAAGAGGTCACGGTCGCGGTCAGGGACCAAAAAGAAGTCTTCCCTATTTGTTCCTTCTCTGGATGATGCTTATGTACTCAAATGCAG GTTCTGTGATCTGGTCTTCCGAGGTCCACTTTCTGTGCAAGAAGATTGGATCAAGCACTTGCAGAGGCATGTTGTTAATGCGAATCTTCCTCGCACAGGTGCTGGAATGGTGGAAATCCCATTGCCGTCAAAAGAAAATTTCCCAGTAACTGAATCATCATTCTCTCTGCTAATGGCACAGGCAGCATCCTAA